A single genomic interval of Amycolatopsis albispora harbors:
- a CDS encoding NAD(P)(+) transhydrogenase (Re/Si-specific) subunit beta: protein MTGFIAVLYIVAFSLFVYGLMGLTGPRTAVRGNWIAAAGMVLAVVATLLTPGMGNWGLIVLGVVLGVLVGVPAARKVKMTAMPQMVALFNGVGGGAVALIAWVEFNSTDGYAHEPAYVAIASLFSALVGSVSFWGSNIAFGKLQELITGRPVSVGKLQQPLNLLLLLAAVGCGVAIAAGAASGWLIAGLLVAAALLGVMVVLPIGGADMPVVISLLNALTGLSAAAMGLALDNTALIVAGMIVGASGSILTNLMAKAMNRSIPAIVAGGFGGAQASSGRSGPERPVRATSAADTAIQMAYAGRVVVVPGYGMAVAQAQHAVREMADLLEDKGIQVSYAIHPVAGRMPGHMNVLLAEADVPYERLKEMDEINSDFPQTDVALVIGANDVVNPAAETDPSSPIYGMPILKVNTSRSVIVLKRSMSSGFAGVDNDLFYDTKTSMLFGDAKTSVGEIVEELKTL from the coding sequence GTGACCGGGTTCATCGCGGTTCTCTACATCGTCGCGTTCTCGCTGTTCGTCTACGGCCTGATGGGCCTGACCGGGCCGCGGACCGCGGTGCGCGGCAACTGGATCGCCGCCGCGGGCATGGTGCTCGCGGTGGTCGCGACGCTGCTCACGCCCGGCATGGGCAACTGGGGCCTGATCGTGCTCGGGGTGGTGCTGGGCGTGCTGGTCGGCGTGCCCGCCGCGCGCAAGGTCAAGATGACCGCGATGCCGCAGATGGTGGCGCTGTTCAACGGCGTCGGCGGTGGTGCGGTGGCGTTGATCGCGTGGGTCGAGTTCAACAGCACCGACGGTTACGCGCACGAACCGGCGTACGTGGCGATCGCGTCGCTGTTCTCCGCGCTGGTCGGCTCGGTTTCCTTCTGGGGCTCCAACATCGCCTTCGGCAAGCTGCAGGAGCTGATCACCGGGCGGCCGGTCTCGGTGGGGAAGCTGCAGCAGCCGCTGAACCTGCTGTTGTTGCTGGCCGCGGTCGGCTGCGGGGTGGCGATCGCGGCGGGTGCCGCGTCCGGCTGGCTGATCGCCGGGCTGCTGGTGGCGGCCGCGCTGCTCGGCGTGATGGTGGTGCTGCCGATCGGCGGCGCGGACATGCCGGTGGTGATCTCGCTGCTGAACGCGCTGACCGGGCTGTCGGCCGCGGCGATGGGGCTGGCGCTGGACAACACCGCGCTGATCGTGGCCGGCATGATCGTCGGCGCGTCGGGTTCGATCCTGACGAACCTGATGGCGAAGGCGATGAACCGGTCGATCCCGGCGATCGTGGCCGGTGGTTTCGGCGGGGCGCAGGCCAGTTCGGGCCGGTCGGGACCGGAGCGGCCGGTGCGCGCGACCAGTGCCGCGGACACCGCGATCCAGATGGCCTACGCGGGGCGCGTGGTGGTGGTGCCGGGGTACGGGATGGCCGTGGCGCAGGCGCAGCACGCCGTGCGCGAGATGGCGGACCTGTTGGAGGACAAGGGGATCCAGGTCTCCTACGCGATCCACCCGGTGGCGGGCCGGATGCCGGGGCACATGAACGTGCTGCTCGCCGAGGCGGACGTGCCGTACGAGCGGCTGAAGGAGATGGACGAGATCAACTCGGACTTCCCGCAGACCGACGTGGCACTGGTGATCGGCGCGAACGACGTGGTCAACCCGGCCGCCGAAACCGACCCGAGCTCGCCGATCTACGGCATGCCGATCCTGAAGGTGAACACGAGCCGTTCGGTGATCGTGCTCAAGCGCTCGATGAGCTCGGGTTTCGCGGGTGTGGACAACGACCTGTTCTACGACACCAAAACCAGCATGCTCTTCGGGGACGCGAAGACCTCGGTCGGAGAGATCGTGGAGGAGCTGAAAACGCTATGA
- a CDS encoding ACP S-malonyltransferase, translating to MTALLAPGQGSQAPGMCTPWLEFDGARERLVSWSDRTGLDLVRLGTEADADEIQDTAIAQPLIVALSLLAFEQLEAQGLVPADAPVAGHSVGELAAAAIAGVFTASDAVALAAVRGAEMAKACEAEPTSMAAVMLGEPEAVVAWLTEHGLTPANRNGAGQIVASGAADAIQKIVAEPLAGTKVRALKVAGAFHTKYMASAEAAVREHAGEITTADPVRPLLSNADGAVVTSGAEYLERLVTQVTSPVRWDLTMDGLVSLGVTRTVELPPAGTLTGLVKRQLKGTVTSPIALKTPADVAKLSEQEDTE from the coding sequence ATGACCGCCCTCCTCGCCCCCGGACAGGGCTCCCAGGCCCCCGGCATGTGCACGCCATGGCTCGAGTTCGACGGAGCGCGCGAGCGCCTCGTGTCCTGGTCCGACCGCACCGGGCTGGACCTGGTCCGGCTCGGCACCGAGGCGGACGCGGACGAGATCCAGGACACCGCCATCGCCCAGCCGCTGATCGTGGCGCTGTCGCTGCTGGCCTTCGAGCAGCTCGAGGCACAGGGCCTGGTGCCGGCCGACGCCCCGGTGGCCGGGCACTCGGTCGGCGAGCTGGCCGCCGCCGCCATCGCCGGGGTCTTCACCGCGAGCGACGCGGTCGCGCTGGCCGCCGTGCGCGGCGCGGAGATGGCGAAGGCCTGCGAGGCCGAACCCACCAGCATGGCCGCGGTCATGCTGGGCGAGCCCGAGGCCGTGGTGGCCTGGCTCACCGAGCACGGACTGACCCCAGCCAACCGGAACGGCGCCGGCCAGATCGTGGCCTCCGGCGCCGCGGACGCGATCCAGAAGATCGTCGCCGAGCCGCTGGCGGGCACGAAGGTGCGCGCGCTCAAGGTCGCGGGCGCCTTCCACACCAAGTACATGGCCTCGGCCGAGGCCGCGGTGCGCGAGCACGCCGGTGAGATCACCACCGCCGACCCGGTCCGCCCGCTGCTGTCCAACGCGGACGGCGCGGTGGTGACCAGCGGCGCCGAGTACCTGGAGCGCCTGGTCACCCAGGTCACCAGCCCGGTGCGCTGGGACCTGACGATGGACGGCCTGGTCTCGCTCGGCGTCACCCGGACCGTGGAGCTCCCGCCGGCCGGCACCCTGACCGGCCTGGTCAAGCGCCAGCTCAAGGGCACCGTGACCAGCCCCATCGCGCTCAAGACGCCCGCCGACGTGGCGAAGTTGAGCGAGCAGGAGGACACCGAATGA
- a CDS encoding histone-like nucleoid-structuring protein Lsr2, with the protein MAGILAGEFDNEHWEHFVARNTAVQLLDDITGEPAEETVRFELDGVTYDIDLSGENADRLREILEPFVTSGRRTGGRKKVVRRRSGKAAGKAGAKAAAVAKKAPAEKPAAKKAAVKAEPKKATTKKAPAKSAATKATKAKAPAAKKPAAARKPAAKKATPAAKTTPAAKTTPAAKTTSAKATSTKTAAAKAPAKKAPRKAPAVTFSAAE; encoded by the coding sequence GTGGCGGGTATCCTCGCTGGCGAGTTCGACAACGAGCACTGGGAGCACTTCGTGGCCAGGAACACCGCGGTCCAACTGCTGGACGACATCACGGGCGAGCCCGCCGAGGAAACGGTGCGGTTCGAGCTGGACGGGGTGACCTACGACATCGACCTGTCCGGGGAGAACGCCGACCGGCTCAGGGAAATCCTCGAGCCGTTCGTGACCAGCGGGCGCCGCACCGGCGGCCGGAAGAAGGTCGTGCGGCGCCGCTCCGGCAAGGCGGCTGGCAAGGCTGGCGCGAAAGCCGCCGCGGTCGCGAAGAAGGCCCCGGCGGAGAAGCCCGCGGCGAAGAAGGCGGCCGTGAAGGCCGAGCCGAAGAAGGCGACCACGAAGAAGGCTCCGGCGAAGAGCGCTGCCACGAAGGCAACCAAGGCGAAGGCTCCGGCGGCGAAGAAGCCTGCTGCCGCCAGGAAGCCCGCGGCCAAGAAGGCGACGCCCGCCGCCAAGACGACGCCCGCCGCCAAGACGACGCCCGCGGCCAAGACGACGTCCGCGAAGGCAACGTCCACCAAGACGGCGGCTGCCAAGGCTCCGGCGAAGAAGGCTCCTCGCAAGGCCCCGGCGGTCACCTTCTCGGCCGCCGAGTGA
- a CDS encoding SPFH domain-containing protein produces MTSEVLEQVEMPAPQTREREVRAVNGYTMFGVSAAGVLGGLALIGFGLPQAIEGSTGAGVAMLVLGGILLLGGGVLALGLTPVAPGEARVIQFLGRYTGTLRTDGLQWVNPFTERHRVSTRIRNHETAVAKVNDADGNPIEIAAVVVWQVADTAQAMFEVDDFVEFVAIQTETAIRHIANNYPYDTHGEATLSLRDNAEEITEKLSAEIGARVASAGVNVIESRITHLAYAPEIAQAMLRRQQAGAVVAARQRIVEGAVGMVEMALDRLAAHDVVELDEERKAAMVSNLLVVLVGDRDTQPVVNAGTLYQ; encoded by the coding sequence ATGACCAGCGAAGTACTGGAGCAGGTGGAGATGCCCGCCCCGCAGACGCGGGAGCGCGAGGTGCGCGCGGTGAACGGCTACACGATGTTCGGCGTGTCCGCGGCCGGCGTGCTGGGCGGGCTGGCGCTGATCGGGTTCGGCCTGCCGCAGGCCATCGAGGGCAGCACCGGCGCCGGGGTGGCGATGCTGGTGCTCGGCGGGATCCTGCTGCTGGGCGGCGGGGTGCTCGCGCTCGGCCTGACCCCGGTCGCCCCCGGTGAGGCGCGGGTGATCCAGTTCCTCGGCCGCTACACCGGCACCCTGCGCACCGACGGGCTCCAGTGGGTCAACCCGTTCACCGAGCGGCACCGCGTGTCCACCCGGATTCGCAACCACGAGACCGCGGTGGCCAAGGTCAACGACGCCGACGGCAACCCGATCGAGATCGCCGCCGTGGTGGTGTGGCAGGTCGCCGACACCGCGCAGGCCATGTTCGAGGTGGACGACTTCGTCGAGTTCGTCGCGATCCAGACCGAGACCGCGATCCGGCACATCGCCAACAACTACCCGTACGACACCCACGGCGAGGCCACGCTTTCCCTGCGGGACAACGCCGAGGAGATCACCGAGAAGCTTTCCGCGGAGATCGGCGCCCGGGTGGCATCGGCCGGGGTGAACGTGATCGAATCGCGGATCACGCACCTGGCCTACGCGCCGGAGATCGCGCAGGCCATGCTGCGGCGGCAGCAGGCGGGCGCGGTGGTGGCGGCCAGGCAGCGCATCGTGGAGGGCGCGGTCGGCATGGTCGAGATGGCGCTCGACCGGCTCGCCGCGCACGACGTGGTGGAACTGGACGAGGAACGCAAGGCGGCGATGGTGAGCAATCTGCTGGTGGTGCTGGTCGGCGACCGCGACACCCAGCCGGTGGTCAACGCCGGGACCCTCTACCAGTAG
- a CDS encoding beta-ketoacyl-ACP synthase III: protein MSQRPALRQSQGPSATRILGVGSFQPEKVVTNDDLSQLMDTSDQWIRDRVGIIERRFAEKDELLVDMAVAAGSRAVADSGLNPSDVDTLILPNCTMPTLIPNAAAQVAERIGASAAGAFDLNAACAGFCYGLGVASDLVRAGSSKYALVIGAEKLTDSVDPTDRANAIIFADGAGAAVVGPADEPGIGPVAWGSAGDLVHTIYMRDDKYIYQEGQSVFRWATTQIAPIALRALELAGLEPSDVDVLIPHQANLRIVEAIAKKLRAKGAREDMVVADDIRYSGNTSSASIPLALDHMRTAGTVKSGDVVLMVGFGAGLSYAGQVVICP from the coding sequence ATGAGCCAGCGCCCCGCGCTGCGTCAATCGCAAGGCCCCAGCGCCACCCGCATTCTCGGCGTGGGCAGCTTCCAGCCGGAGAAGGTCGTCACCAACGACGACCTGTCCCAGCTGATGGACACCAGTGACCAGTGGATCCGCGACCGCGTCGGCATCATCGAGCGCCGGTTCGCCGAGAAGGACGAGCTGCTGGTGGACATGGCGGTCGCCGCCGGTTCCCGCGCGGTGGCCGACTCCGGGCTGAACCCGTCCGATGTGGACACGCTGATCCTGCCGAACTGCACCATGCCGACGCTGATCCCGAACGCGGCCGCCCAGGTGGCCGAGCGGATCGGGGCCTCGGCGGCCGGTGCCTTCGACCTGAACGCGGCCTGCGCCGGGTTCTGCTACGGCCTGGGCGTGGCCTCCGACCTGGTCCGCGCGGGTTCGTCGAAGTACGCGCTGGTGATCGGCGCGGAGAAGCTGACCGACTCGGTCGACCCGACCGACCGCGCGAACGCGATCATCTTCGCCGACGGCGCGGGCGCCGCGGTGGTCGGCCCGGCCGACGAGCCCGGCATCGGGCCGGTGGCCTGGGGCAGCGCCGGTGACCTGGTGCACACCATCTACATGCGCGACGACAAGTACATCTACCAGGAGGGCCAGTCGGTCTTCCGCTGGGCGACCACCCAGATCGCGCCGATCGCCCTGCGCGCGCTGGAACTGGCCGGGCTCGAACCGTCCGATGTGGACGTGCTGATCCCGCACCAGGCCAACCTGCGCATCGTCGAGGCGATCGCGAAGAAGCTGCGGGCCAAGGGCGCCCGCGAGGACATGGTGGTCGCCGACGACATCCGCTACAGCGGCAACACCTCGTCCGCCTCGATCCCGCTCGCGCTGGACCACATGCGCACCGCGGGCACGGTGAAAAGCGGTGACGTGGTACTCATGGTCGGGTTCGGGGCCGGGCTTTCGTACGCCGGCCAGGTTGTCATCTGCCCGTAA
- a CDS encoding beta-ketoacyl-[acyl-carrier-protein] synthase family protein, whose amino-acid sequence MSNNDVVITGLGATTPLGGDVASTWDGLLTGRSGVSTLHAEWVEKFDLPVKIAARLAVDPTEVLPRVQARRLDRSEQVAVIAARQAWADAGHNEDTVEPERLAVVVGTGIGGANTLLDQDDLLETTGLRKVSPLTVPMLMPNGPAAHVGLELKARAGVHAPVSACASGAEGLAWGWRMLKTGEADVVVAGGAEACIAAITMAGFAQARTMSTRNDDPERASRPWDVNRDGFVLGEGAGIMVLEREEFAKARGAKIYGRLSGIGTSADSYHITGPDPEGTGQARAITAALRSAGLDPKDVDHVNAHATSTPAGDVGETVAVRKAIGEHPVLTAPKGALGHLLGAAGAVEAIATVLSIRDGVIPPTLNLENQDPGVVQEIASGEPRKMDIRAAVSDSFGFGGHNVALAFTPA is encoded by the coding sequence ATGAGCAACAACGACGTCGTGATCACCGGGCTGGGCGCGACCACGCCCCTCGGCGGGGACGTCGCGTCCACCTGGGACGGTCTGCTGACCGGCCGCAGTGGGGTGTCCACCCTGCACGCCGAATGGGTCGAGAAGTTCGACCTGCCGGTGAAGATCGCCGCCCGGCTCGCGGTCGATCCCACCGAGGTGCTGCCCAGGGTGCAGGCCCGCCGGCTGGACCGCAGCGAGCAGGTCGCGGTCATCGCGGCCCGCCAGGCTTGGGCGGATGCCGGGCACAACGAGGACACCGTCGAACCCGAACGGCTCGCCGTCGTGGTCGGCACCGGCATCGGTGGCGCGAACACGCTGCTCGACCAGGACGACCTGCTGGAGACCACCGGCCTGCGCAAGGTGTCGCCGCTGACCGTGCCGATGCTGATGCCGAACGGGCCGGCGGCCCACGTCGGGCTGGAGCTGAAGGCACGGGCCGGGGTGCACGCTCCGGTGTCGGCCTGCGCCTCGGGAGCCGAAGGGCTCGCCTGGGGCTGGCGCATGCTGAAGACCGGCGAGGCCGACGTGGTGGTGGCCGGTGGCGCCGAGGCGTGCATCGCGGCGATCACCATGGCCGGGTTCGCCCAGGCCCGCACGATGAGCACCCGCAACGACGACCCGGAACGCGCTTCGCGGCCGTGGGACGTCAACCGCGACGGGTTCGTGCTCGGCGAGGGCGCCGGGATCATGGTGCTGGAGCGCGAGGAGTTCGCGAAGGCACGCGGGGCCAAGATCTACGGCAGGCTGTCGGGGATCGGCACCAGCGCCGACTCGTACCACATCACCGGGCCCGACCCGGAGGGCACGGGCCAAGCACGGGCGATCACCGCGGCACTGCGGTCGGCCGGGCTGGACCCGAAGGACGTCGACCACGTCAACGCGCACGCGACCTCGACCCCGGCCGGTGACGTCGGGGAGACCGTGGCGGTGCGCAAGGCGATCGGTGAGCACCCGGTGCTGACCGCGCCGAAGGGCGCGCTGGGGCACCTGCTGGGTGCCGCGGGCGCGGTCGAGGCGATCGCCACCGTGCTGTCCATCCGGGACGGGGTCATCCCGCCCACGCTGAACCTGGAGAACCAGGACCCCGGTGTGGTGCAGGAGATCGCTTCGGGTGAGCCGCGCAAGATGGACATCCGGGCCGCGGTCAGCGACTCGTTCGGCTTCGGCGGCCACAACGTGGCGCTGGCCTTCACCCCCGCCTGA
- a CDS encoding DUF3145 domain-containing protein, with product MSTRGNTRGVVYVHSSPSAVCPHVEWAISGTLGGRADLRWTAQPAAAGQLRTEVSWRAPAGTAARLASALKAWPMLRFEVVEEPSPGVDGERFCYAPGIGLWHGRTSANGDIVVGEDQLRSLVARSRAGEQLAHKLDELLGAAWDEALEPFRHAGDGAPVTWLHQVG from the coding sequence GTGAGCACCCGTGGAAACACCCGTGGCGTGGTGTACGTCCACTCGTCGCCGTCTGCGGTGTGCCCGCACGTCGAGTGGGCGATCTCGGGCACCCTGGGTGGCCGAGCAGACCTGCGGTGGACGGCCCAGCCGGCCGCCGCGGGACAGTTGCGCACCGAGGTCTCTTGGCGCGCACCGGCGGGCACGGCCGCGAGGCTGGCGTCCGCGCTCAAGGCGTGGCCGATGCTGCGCTTCGAGGTGGTCGAAGAGCCCAGCCCCGGGGTCGACGGCGAGCGGTTCTGCTACGCGCCGGGCATCGGCCTGTGGCACGGCCGGACCAGCGCCAACGGCGACATCGTGGTCGGTGAGGACCAGCTGCGCTCGCTGGTCGCGCGCAGCCGCGCCGGTGAGCAGCTGGCGCACAAGCTCGACGAGCTGCTCGGCGCGGCTTGGGACGAGGCGCTCGAGCCCTTCCGGCACGCCGGTGACGGCGCTCCGGTGACCTGGCTGCACCAGGTGGGGTAG
- a CDS encoding PucR family transcriptional regulator: MTAPTPRRQVEKRHGLSAKTLRRLERASGRLAAASVAAMEERLPWFGRMSADQRASVLLITQSGVAGFVGWLRDSQEALKFTTDAFRGAPAELSRWLSLRQAVGLVRLAIEVFEEQLPEFAADDSERAALTEAILRYGREIAFAAANSYAAAAEARGAWDARLEALVVDGIVRGDAEESVLSRASALGWDQAAEATVLVGTPASDDPPAVVFDVRSRAARIGRPVLLSVQGSRLVVVVAGPTEGGPKDREVLTKLATAFADGPVVAGPTVPRLAEAHTSAAEALSGLRAVVGWPGAPRPARSWELLPERALAGDPEAERLLIEEIARPLEEAGTSLLQTVETYLESGGVLEICARTLFVHPNTVRYRLRRAAELTGRHAADPRDALVLRIALTVGRLARARGIW, from the coding sequence ATGACCGCACCCACCCCCCGCCGCCAGGTCGAGAAGCGCCACGGCCTGTCCGCGAAGACGCTGCGCCGGCTCGAGCGCGCGTCCGGCAGGCTCGCCGCGGCCAGCGTGGCCGCGATGGAGGAACGGCTGCCCTGGTTCGGCCGGATGTCGGCCGACCAGCGGGCCAGCGTGCTGCTGATCACCCAGTCCGGGGTGGCCGGTTTTGTCGGCTGGCTGCGGGATTCGCAGGAGGCGCTGAAGTTCACCACCGACGCCTTCCGCGGCGCACCCGCCGAGCTGTCGCGCTGGCTGAGCCTGCGGCAGGCGGTCGGGCTGGTGCGGCTGGCGATCGAGGTGTTCGAGGAGCAGCTGCCCGAGTTCGCCGCCGACGACAGCGAGCGCGCGGCGCTGACCGAGGCGATCCTCCGCTACGGCAGGGAGATCGCCTTCGCCGCGGCCAACTCCTACGCCGCCGCGGCTGAGGCACGCGGTGCGTGGGACGCGCGGCTGGAAGCACTGGTGGTCGACGGCATCGTGCGTGGTGACGCCGAGGAGTCGGTGCTCTCACGTGCTTCGGCGCTCGGCTGGGACCAGGCCGCCGAGGCCACCGTGCTGGTCGGCACCCCGGCCTCGGACGACCCGCCCGCGGTGGTGTTCGACGTGCGCAGCCGCGCGGCCAGGATCGGCCGCCCGGTGCTGCTCAGCGTGCAGGGCTCCCGGCTGGTCGTGGTGGTGGCCGGGCCGACCGAGGGCGGCCCGAAGGACCGCGAGGTGCTGACCAAACTGGCCACCGCCTTCGCCGACGGCCCGGTGGTCGCCGGGCCGACCGTGCCGAGGCTGGCCGAGGCGCACACCAGCGCCGCCGAAGCGCTGTCCGGCCTGCGCGCGGTGGTCGGCTGGCCCGGCGCGCCCCGCCCGGCCAGGTCGTGGGAGCTGCTGCCGGAACGCGCGCTGGCCGGCGATCCCGAGGCGGAACGGCTGCTGATCGAGGAAATCGCGCGGCCGCTGGAGGAAGCGGGCACCTCCCTGCTCCAGACGGTGGAAACCTATCTGGAAAGCGGTGGTGTGCTGGAGATCTGCGCGCGGACGCTGTTCGTGCACCCCAACACCGTGCGGTACCGGCTGCGCCGGGCCGCCGAGCTGACCGGCCGCCACGCCGCCGATCCGCGGGACGCGCTGGTCCTGCGGATCGCGCTGACCGTCGGCAGGCTGGCCAGGGCCCGCGGGATCTGGTGA
- a CDS encoding dihydrolipoyl dehydrogenase family protein — MADNGYDVVVIGGGPVGENVAARAVRGGLTAALVESERFGGECSYWACMPSKALLRPGIALAAAARLPGVPVGDRVDPAAVFARRDAFTSHWDDAGQASWAEGAGIVPVRGAGRISGEREVTVGDQVLRARHAVVVCTGSVPRTPDIPGLDGVRTWGSREATSASSVPGRLAVLGGGVVGVEMAQAFAKLGSQVDLIITGERPLPRYPEFAGDLVAAGLRADGVRVHANSGAERVSEKDGEIRIELTGGGEVLADEFLVATGRRPATDGLGLAVAGLTDGAALAVDDSGLVSGVDGGWLYAAGDVTGRAPLTHQGKYQARAVGDVIAARAKGERVAPEPWSAYASTADHTAVPQVVFTDPEVGSVGLTAAEDGKPHRVVDMDIAVAGSSLHADGYEGKVRMVVDTEREVIVGVTFTGPDVAELLHAATIAIVGEVPLRRLWHAVPAYPTISEVWLRLLEEYGL, encoded by the coding sequence ATGGCAGACAACGGTTATGACGTCGTCGTTATCGGTGGCGGCCCGGTCGGTGAGAACGTCGCGGCCCGCGCGGTCCGCGGCGGGCTGACCGCCGCGCTGGTGGAGTCCGAGCGGTTCGGCGGGGAGTGCTCCTACTGGGCCTGCATGCCGAGCAAGGCGTTGCTGCGGCCCGGAATCGCGCTCGCCGCGGCGGCCAGGCTGCCGGGCGTGCCGGTCGGCGACCGGGTCGATCCGGCCGCGGTGTTCGCCCGCCGCGACGCCTTCACGTCCCATTGGGACGATGCCGGGCAGGCCAGCTGGGCCGAAGGCGCGGGCATCGTGCCGGTGCGCGGCGCCGGGCGGATCAGCGGCGAACGCGAGGTCACCGTCGGCGACCAGGTGCTGCGCGCGCGGCACGCGGTGGTGGTGTGCACCGGCAGCGTGCCACGAACCCCGGACATTCCCGGCCTGGACGGCGTCCGCACCTGGGGCTCGCGCGAGGCGACCTCGGCGAGTTCGGTGCCGGGCAGGCTGGCGGTGCTCGGCGGCGGCGTGGTCGGCGTGGAAATGGCGCAGGCCTTCGCGAAGCTCGGCTCGCAGGTCGACCTGATCATCACCGGCGAGCGCCCGCTGCCGCGGTACCCGGAGTTCGCCGGTGACCTGGTGGCCGCCGGGCTCCGCGCGGACGGTGTCCGCGTGCACGCCAACTCCGGCGCCGAGCGGGTGTCCGAAAAGGATGGTGAGATCCGGATCGAGCTGACCGGCGGTGGTGAGGTGCTCGCCGACGAGTTCCTGGTCGCCACCGGCCGCAGGCCCGCCACCGACGGCCTCGGGCTCGCCGTGGCCGGGCTCACCGACGGTGCCGCGCTGGCCGTCGACGACTCCGGGCTGGTGTCCGGTGTGGACGGTGGCTGGCTGTACGCCGCCGGCGACGTGACCGGCCGCGCGCCGCTGACCCACCAGGGCAAGTACCAGGCCAGGGCGGTCGGCGACGTGATCGCCGCCAGGGCGAAGGGGGAGCGGGTCGCGCCGGAGCCGTGGAGCGCCTACGCCAGCACCGCCGACCACACCGCGGTGCCGCAGGTGGTCTTCACCGATCCGGAGGTGGGGTCGGTCGGCCTCACCGCCGCTGAAGACGGCAAGCCGCACCGCGTGGTCGACATGGACATCGCGGTGGCCGGTTCGTCGCTGCACGCGGACGGCTACGAGGGCAAGGTGCGGATGGTCGTCGACACCGAGCGCGAGGTGATCGTCGGCGTCACCTTCACCGGGCCGGACGTCGCCGAACTGCTGCACGCGGCGACCATCGCGATCGTGGGGGAGGTGCCGTTGCGGCGGCTGTGGCACGCCGTCCCGGCGTATCCGACGATCAGCGAGGTGTGGCTGCGGCTGCTGGAGGAGTACGGCCTATAG
- a CDS encoding acyl carrier protein has translation MADKEEILSGLAEIVEEVAGVAQDDVSAEKSFVDDLDIDSLSMVEIAVQAEDKFGVKIPDDELANLKTVGDAVNYVASNSK, from the coding sequence GTGGCTGACAAAGAAGAGATCCTGTCCGGGCTCGCCGAGATCGTCGAAGAGGTGGCCGGTGTGGCCCAGGACGACGTGAGCGCCGAGAAGTCCTTTGTGGACGACCTGGACATCGACTCGCTGTCCATGGTGGAGATCGCCGTGCAGGCCGAGGACAAGTTCGGCGTCAAGATCCCGGACGACGAGCTGGCGAACCTCAAGACCGTCGGCGACGCCGTGAACTACGTCGCCTCGAACTCGAAGTAA